ATCAGCTGAGTGAGCTTGGGGAAGGTATTTTTCTATTTCGGTTTTATTACCAACCAAAATAATATTTAAAGAGGTATGAAATTTCAGTGCCTGCATCGCTGCAGGCACTGTCACGTGGGGGCCGTGATCGCCCCCCATCGCATCTAACGCAAGCGTCAGATTTGTCATCAGATAATCAACAAATTACTTGTTGATAACCTTTTTACCGCGGTAAAAACCATCAGCAGTCACGTTGTGACGTAGATGTAATTCACCGCTAGTTGCGTCTACTGATAATTGAGCAGTGCTCAATGAATCATGTGAACGACGCATGCCGCGCTTTGAACGTGATTTTTTATTCTGTTGTACAGCCATTGGACCTGTCTCCTACGATTACTTGCTCTTCAGTTTTTCTAACACTGCAAACGGATTTGGACGCTCCTCATGAGCGGGTTCGATCTCGCCTACAACTATATCTTTCGATCCAGACTTACAACTATTATCATCGTGCATCGGGATGATAGGCATAGCGACTATCAATTCATCTTCAATCAATTGATGCAGACGTACTTCACCAATCTCATTACACTCAATTGGATCATACGCATCCGGGAGCTCATCGATTTCTGCCTCAGTCTTACAAGGACTAAAACAAAAGTCGACCGTAACCTCAGTAGTAAATTGTGTCATGCAACGTTGACATAGCAGAGTGAGCTCCGTCACAGCCTTCCCGCGAAGGTAGACTATCCCCTGTAAATCGACGCCACATTCCAACGACACAACTACGTCGGAACAGTCGCCGGCACATAACTCGCTTAATCGCTTAAGTTGCTTACCTAAAATGGTACCTTCATATCGAAGGCCGCTAGAGGCAGCGCGTATAGGATCAATTGAAACCGGTATCTTTACTGTTTGCATAAGGCGCGCATATTATAGTTTGAAAACGCTGGAGTCAAAGAAAATTTCCGTAAAAATACGGTAACCTCACCTAACAAGGAACTTTAGGTACTCTTTAAATCCGGCATTGAATTTGAAAGTTGGTAAATTTTACCGAACCCAACCCCATCACACAAGCATTACTCGAGAAAAATGATCCATTTGCATAGATGAATACAGTAAACTGACTAATATTCTGTTATTAGCCAATAAATAATGAAACAAAACCAATGAAATTCAATCTTGTACTTGCGTCAACCTCACCTTTTCGTCAACAACTATTGCAAAAATTAATGCTGCCTTTTAGTTGTGTTAACCCAGATATTGATGAAACCCCATTAAAAGATGAGACAGCATTAGCATTGGTTAAGCGCTTAGCCGAGCAAAAAGCATTAGCAGGCGCGAACTTAATTGATCAAACATCTGTGCCGCAATTAATTATTGGTTCCGATCAAGTCGCGCTGATTAACGGTCAAATTATCGGTAAGCCTTATACTGTAGACAAT
The nucleotide sequence above comes from Shewanella sp. Arc9-LZ. Encoded proteins:
- the yceD gene encoding 23S rRNA accumulation protein YceD codes for the protein MQTVKIPVSIDPIRAASSGLRYEGTILGKQLKRLSELCAGDCSDVVVSLECGVDLQGIVYLRGKAVTELTLLCQRCMTQFTTEVTVDFCFSPCKTEAEIDELPDAYDPIECNEIGEVRLHQLIEDELIVAMPIIPMHDDNSCKSGSKDIVVGEIEPAHEERPNPFAVLEKLKSK
- the rpmF gene encoding 50S ribosomal protein L32, producing the protein MAVQQNKKSRSKRGMRRSHDSLSTAQLSVDATSGELHLRHNVTADGFYRGKKVINK